A window from Pseudomonas moraviensis encodes these proteins:
- the glsB gene encoding glutaminase B translates to MQALLNEILDAVRPLIGQGKVADYIPALGTVPANQLGIAVYGNDGEMYFAGDAETPFSVQSISKVFSLVQAIDHSGEAIWERLGHEPSGQPFNSLVQLEFERGRPRNPFINAGALVICDINQSRFAAPTLSMRDFVRRLSGNPQIMIDGKVADSEYQHRARNAAMAYLMQSFGNFHNDVEAVLRSYFSHCALRMNCIDLARAFCFLANDGFCKHSGEQILTRRQTQQVNSIMATSGLYDEAGNFAYRVGLPGKSGVGGGIVAVVPGQFTVCVWSPELNAAGNSLAGMAALELLSSRIGWSVF, encoded by the coding sequence ATGCAAGCGCTGTTGAACGAGATCCTTGACGCCGTCCGGCCCCTGATCGGGCAGGGCAAGGTCGCTGACTATATTCCCGCCCTCGGCACGGTGCCGGCCAACCAATTGGGCATCGCCGTGTACGGCAATGACGGCGAAATGTACTTTGCTGGGGACGCTGAAACGCCGTTCTCGGTGCAGAGTATTTCCAAGGTCTTCAGCCTGGTGCAGGCCATCGATCATTCCGGCGAGGCGATCTGGGAACGGCTTGGTCATGAGCCTTCCGGCCAGCCGTTCAACTCGCTGGTGCAACTGGAATTCGAGCGCGGCCGCCCGCGCAATCCGTTCATCAATGCCGGGGCGCTGGTGATCTGCGACATCAATCAGTCGCGCTTCGCCGCGCCGACGTTGTCGATGCGTGATTTTGTCCGGCGTCTGTCCGGCAATCCGCAAATCATGATCGACGGCAAGGTCGCCGACTCCGAATACCAGCACCGCGCGCGCAATGCGGCGATGGCCTATCTGATGCAGTCGTTCGGCAATTTTCACAACGACGTCGAAGCGGTGTTGCGCAGCTATTTCAGCCACTGCGCGCTGCGGATGAATTGCATCGATCTGGCCCGGGCGTTCTGCTTTCTGGCCAATGACGGTTTCTGCAAACACAGCGGCGAGCAGATCCTCACGCGCCGCCAGACCCAGCAGGTCAACTCGATCATGGCTACCAGCGGTTTGTATGACGAAGCGGGCAACTTCGCCTATCGCGTCGGTCTGCCGGGCAAGAGCGGGGTGGGCGGCGGGATCGTCGCGGTAGTGCCGGGGCAATTTACGGTATGCGTGTGGTCGCCGGAATTGAATGCGGCCGGCAATTCGCTGGCGGGGATGGCGGCGCTGGAGTTGCTGAGCTCAAGGATTGGCTGGTCCGTCTTCTGA
- a CDS encoding DUF4822 domain-containing protein — MQKYNRIHLLWAALLLPIAGAQADIRDLASSPRWLTTKVYIKGAPQNDVKAKYPGVVGISTWDPETNRYEFFYTDTGESKYNNGGGGYFFVTGDQRQHVLVPDIGPNKTIVRRLETLNKNEFTYSREVPRDMIESNPPVRIHVVHAPYTGSVVTKSAAPQ; from the coding sequence ATGCAAAAATACAACAGGATTCATTTACTGTGGGCGGCGCTGCTCTTGCCGATTGCGGGCGCGCAGGCTGACATTCGCGATTTGGCCTCGTCACCGCGGTGGCTGACGACCAAGGTCTACATCAAGGGCGCTCCGCAGAATGACGTGAAGGCCAAATATCCCGGCGTCGTCGGAATATCGACCTGGGACCCGGAAACCAACCGCTACGAGTTTTTCTACACCGATACCGGTGAGTCCAAATACAACAATGGCGGCGGCGGTTACTTCTTCGTCACCGGTGATCAACGACAACATGTGCTGGTGCCGGACATCGGACCGAACAAAACGATCGTCAGGCGTCTGGAGACACTGAATAAAAACGAGTTCACTTATTCCCGTGAAGTACCTCGCGACATGATTGAAAGCAATCCGCCCGTACGCATTCACGTAGTTCACGCGCCCTATACCGGAAGTGTGGTCACCAAGTCTGCCGCACCACAATAA
- a CDS encoding tautomerase family protein encodes MPLVRVDIQQNPDPTFARRIGEQVYAALRTCIDVPEHDNFQILNEHDSQHFVYDAQYLGIQRSDGVVFIQITISEGRTVEKKQLLFKTIAEGLHAQLGIRLEDVFINLVEVKKENWSFGNGVAQYVT; translated from the coding sequence ATGCCACTGGTTCGCGTCGATATCCAGCAAAACCCCGATCCCACGTTCGCCAGGCGCATCGGTGAACAGGTCTATGCCGCTCTGCGCACCTGTATCGATGTGCCCGAGCACGACAACTTCCAGATTCTCAACGAGCACGACAGCCAGCACTTCGTGTATGACGCGCAATACCTCGGCATCCAGCGCAGCGATGGCGTGGTGTTCATTCAGATCACCATCAGCGAAGGGCGCACCGTGGAGAAGAAACAATTGCTGTTCAAGACCATCGCCGAGGGCCTGCATGCGCAATTGGGCATACGCCTGGAAGATGTCTTCATCAATCTGGTTGAGGTAAAAAAAGAGAACTGGTCATTTGGCAATGGCGTCGCCCAATACGTCACCTGA
- a CDS encoding response regulator translates to MDNLGFGKVLLVEDDERLAALIAHFLEQHGYEVRTVHRGDLAVAAFLEFKPKVVVLDLMLPGQSGLQVCREIRSVSETPIVMLTAKEDDLDHILGLESGADDYLIKPIKPPVLLARLRALQRRQMPDTSVVSFLEFGQLGIDRSCREVRLAGELIELTTMEFELLWLLASAAGKILSRDDILNRMRGIAFDGLNRSVDVYISKLRNKLKDNPREPVCIKTVWGKGYLFNPFAWEL, encoded by the coding sequence ATGGATAACCTGGGTTTTGGCAAAGTCCTGCTGGTCGAAGACGATGAGCGTCTGGCCGCACTGATCGCGCACTTTCTTGAACAACACGGCTACGAGGTGCGCACGGTGCATCGCGGCGATCTGGCCGTGGCCGCGTTCCTCGAATTCAAGCCGAAGGTAGTGGTGCTCGACCTGATGTTGCCGGGGCAGAGTGGTTTGCAGGTGTGCCGCGAAATTCGCAGTGTGTCGGAGACGCCGATCGTGATGCTCACCGCCAAGGAAGACGACCTTGATCATATCCTCGGGCTGGAGTCCGGTGCCGATGATTACCTGATCAAACCGATCAAACCGCCGGTACTGCTCGCCCGGCTGCGTGCGTTGCAACGGCGGCAGATGCCGGACACCAGCGTGGTCAGTTTTCTTGAGTTCGGGCAATTGGGCATTGACCGCAGTTGCCGTGAAGTGCGCCTGGCCGGTGAGCTGATCGAACTGACGACCATGGAGTTCGAATTGCTCTGGTTGCTCGCCAGCGCGGCGGGCAAGATTCTCTCGCGCGATGACATTCTCAACCGCATGCGCGGCATCGCTTTCGACGGCCTCAATCGCAGCGTCGACGTCTACATCAGCAAATTGCGCAACAAACTCAAGGACAATCCCCGCGAGCCCGTGTGCATCAAGACCGTGTGGGGCAAAGGCTATCTGTTCAATCCGTTCGCGTGGGAGTTGTAG
- the acnB gene encoding bifunctional aconitate hydratase 2/2-methylisocitrate dehydratase yields MLEAYRKHIEERAALGIVPQPLNAEQTAGLIELLKNPPAGEEAFLVDLITNRVPPGVDEAAYVKAGFLSALAKGEATSPLLDKKRAVELLGTMQGGYNIVTLVELLDDAELAPVAAEELKHTLLMFDAFHDVAEKAKNGNVHAKAVLQSWADGEWFKKRPVLADKISLRVFKVTGETNTDDLSPAPDAWSRPDIPLHALAMLKMARDGIVPDEQGKTGPMKQIEEMRGQGFPIAYVGDVVGTGSSRKSATNSVLWFFGDDIPYVPNKRAGGFCFGSKIAPIFYNTMEDAGALPIEFDVSNMNMGDVIDLYPHAGKVCKHGTDEVITTFEMKTPVLLDEVRAGGRIPLIIGRGLTEKARAELGLPPFDLFKKPEAPAESTKGFTLAQKMVGKACGLAEGQGVRPGTYCEPKMTTVGSQDTTGPMTRDELKDLACLGFSADLVMQSFCHTAAYPKPIDVTTHHTLPDFIMTRGGVSLRPGDGIIHSWLNRMLLPDTVGTGGDSHTRFPMGISFPAGSGLVAFAAATGVMPLDMPESILVRFKGKMKPGITLRDLVHAIPYFAIQNGLLTVEKKGKKNAFSGRILEIEGLEGLTLEQAFELSDASAERSAAGCTIKLSKESITEYLQSNITLLRWMIGEGYGDARTLERRAQAMEAWIANPELMEADADAEYAEVIEIDLAEINEPVLCAPNDPDDARLLSSVAGEKIDEVFIGSCMTNIGHFRAAGKLLDQVKGQLPTRLWLSPPTKMDAHQLTEEGYYGIYGKAGARMEMPGCSLCMGNQARVEPNSTVVSTSTRNFPNRLGDGANVYLASAELASVASILGRLPTVEEYMEYAGKIDSMAADVYRYLSFDQIAEFREAAANAKIPVVQA; encoded by the coding sequence GTGCTTGAAGCCTACCGCAAACATATCGAAGAGCGTGCAGCCCTGGGTATCGTTCCCCAGCCGCTTAACGCCGAACAAACAGCAGGCCTGATCGAGCTGCTGAAGAACCCTCCGGCTGGCGAAGAAGCTTTCCTCGTTGACCTGATCACCAATCGCGTACCGCCTGGGGTGGACGAAGCCGCCTACGTCAAGGCCGGTTTCCTGTCCGCCCTGGCCAAGGGCGAAGCCACCTCCCCTCTGCTGGACAAGAAACGCGCTGTCGAACTGCTCGGCACCATGCAGGGCGGCTACAACATCGTCACCCTGGTCGAGCTGCTGGATGACGCCGAACTGGCTCCAGTCGCCGCCGAAGAACTCAAGCACACCCTGCTGATGTTCGATGCCTTCCACGACGTCGCGGAAAAAGCCAAGAACGGCAACGTTCACGCCAAGGCCGTGCTGCAATCCTGGGCTGACGGCGAGTGGTTCAAGAAGCGTCCGGTGCTGGCCGACAAGATCAGCCTGCGCGTTTTCAAAGTGACCGGCGAAACCAACACCGACGACCTGTCGCCTGCACCAGACGCGTGGTCGCGTCCTGATATCCCGCTGCACGCCCTGGCCATGCTGAAAATGGCCCGTGACGGCATCGTTCCGGACGAGCAAGGCAAGACCGGCCCGATGAAGCAGATCGAAGAAATGCGCGGCCAGGGCTTCCCGATCGCCTACGTCGGTGACGTGGTCGGTACCGGCTCCTCGCGTAAATCGGCCACCAACTCGGTGCTGTGGTTCTTCGGCGACGACATCCCGTACGTGCCGAACAAGCGCGCTGGCGGTTTCTGCTTCGGCAGCAAGATCGCTCCGATCTTCTACAACACCATGGAAGATGCCGGCGCCCTGCCGATCGAGTTCGACGTGTCGAACATGAACATGGGCGACGTGATCGATCTGTACCCGCACGCTGGCAAGGTCTGCAAGCACGGTACCGACGAAGTCATCACCACTTTCGAAATGAAAACCCCGGTGCTGCTGGACGAAGTCCGTGCCGGCGGTCGTATTCCGTTGATCATCGGCCGTGGCCTGACCGAAAAGGCTCGTGCCGAGCTGGGTCTGCCACCGTTCGACCTGTTCAAGAAGCCTGAAGCGCCGGCTGAAAGCACCAAGGGCTTCACCCTGGCGCAGAAAATGGTCGGCAAGGCTTGCGGTCTGGCAGAAGGCCAGGGCGTTCGTCCTGGCACCTACTGCGAGCCGAAGATGACCACCGTGGGTTCTCAGGACACCACCGGTCCAATGACCCGTGACGAACTGAAAGACCTGGCGTGCCTGGGCTTCTCCGCTGATCTGGTGATGCAGTCGTTCTGCCACACCGCGGCTTATCCAAAGCCGATCGACGTGACCACCCACCACACCCTGCCTGACTTCATCATGACCCGCGGCGGCGTATCCCTGCGTCCGGGCGATGGCATCATCCACTCGTGGCTGAACCGCATGCTGCTGCCGGACACCGTCGGTACCGGTGGTGACTCGCACACCCGCTTCCCGATGGGCATCTCGTTCCCGGCCGGTTCCGGTCTGGTCGCGTTCGCCGCAGCCACCGGCGTCATGCCGCTGGACATGCCGGAATCGATCCTGGTGCGTTTCAAAGGCAAGATGAAACCTGGCATCACCCTGCGTGACCTGGTTCATGCCATTCCGTACTTCGCTATCCAGAACGGTCTGCTGACGGTTGAGAAGAAGGGCAAGAAAAACGCCTTCTCCGGCCGCATCCTGGAAATCGAAGGCCTGGAAGGTCTGACCCTCGAGCAGGCGTTCGAACTGTCCGACGCCTCGGCCGAACGTTCGGCTGCCGGTTGCACCATCAAGCTGTCGAAAGAATCGATCACCGAGTACCTGCAGTCCAACATCACCCTGCTGCGCTGGATGATCGGCGAAGGCTACGGCGATGCGCGTACCCTGGAACGCCGTGCTCAGGCGATGGAGGCCTGGATTGCCAACCCTGAGCTGATGGAAGCCGATGCCGACGCGGAATACGCCGAAGTCATCGAAATCGATCTGGCCGAGATCAACGAGCCTGTGCTCTGCGCGCCGAACGATCCGGACGACGCCCGTCTGCTGTCCAGCGTCGCTGGCGAGAAGATCGACGAAGTGTTCATCGGTTCGTGCATGACCAACATCGGTCACTTCCGCGCTGCCGGCAAACTGCTGGATCAGGTCAAGGGTCAGCTGCCAACCCGTCTGTGGCTGTCGCCGCCGACCAAGATGGACGCTCACCAACTGACCGAAGAAGGCTACTACGGCATCTACGGCAAGGCTGGCGCACGCATGGAAATGCCAGGCTGCTCGCTGTGCATGGGTAACCAGGCACGCGTTGAGCCGAACAGCACCGTGGTGTCGACTTCGACCCGTAACTTCCCGAACCGTCTGGGCGACGGCGCGAACGTCTACCTGGCCTCGGCCGAGCTGGCGTCCGTTGCTTCGATCCTGGGTCGCCTGCCGACCGTCGAGGAGTACATGGAATACGCTGGCAAGATCGACAGCATGGCGGCCGATGTCTACCGCTACCTGTCCTTCGACCAGATCGCCGAGTTCCGTGAAGCTGCTGCGAACGCGAAGATCCCGGTCGTTCAAGCCTAA
- a CDS encoding DUF1289 domain-containing protein, producing the protein MPNQTIKTPCVGLCSTVYGDLVCRGCKRFHHEVIHWNGYNEEEKRAVWLRLEQLLSQVMASKVEIFDPVRLREQLEQRKIRFVPHQSEYCWAYQLIARGARVIINLEAYGMVLLPEFRDWNLPELRDAIDREFFLLSEAHYQRYIAPGFLKDAFQL; encoded by the coding sequence ATGCCCAATCAGACCATCAAGACTCCCTGCGTCGGCCTCTGCTCCACCGTTTACGGTGACCTGGTGTGCCGTGGCTGCAAGCGTTTCCACCACGAAGTGATCCACTGGAACGGATACAACGAGGAGGAAAAGCGTGCGGTCTGGCTGCGTCTGGAGCAATTGCTGTCACAAGTGATGGCGAGCAAGGTCGAGATCTTCGACCCGGTTCGTCTGCGCGAACAGCTGGAACAACGCAAGATCCGCTTCGTCCCGCATCAGTCGGAATATTGCTGGGCCTATCAGCTGATTGCCCGGGGCGCGCGAGTGATCATTAATCTTGAGGCATACGGGATGGTATTGCTGCCGGAGTTTCGTGACTGGAACCTGCCGGAACTGCGCGATGCCATCGATCGGGAATTCTTCCTGCTGTCGGAAGCGCATTATCAGCGCTATATCGCCCCCGGCTTTCTCAAAGACGCCTTTCAATTGTAG
- a CDS encoding tRNA-(ms[2]io[6]A)-hydroxylase yields MILPEIHEFLGCRTPDAWVQAALANQDILLIDHKNCEFKAASTALSLIAKYHAHVDLINMMSRLAREELVHHEQVMRIMKRRKIELRQLHAGRYASGLRKVVRSHEPVKLVDTLVVGAFIEARSCERFEALVPHLDEELGKFYFGLLKSEARHFQGYLKLACQYGDAKDVAQVIERVRAAEQALIESPDEEFRFHSGVPVAA; encoded by the coding sequence ATGATCCTTCCCGAAATCCACGAATTCCTTGGCTGCCGCACGCCCGACGCCTGGGTCCAGGCGGCACTGGCCAATCAGGACATCCTGCTGATCGACCACAAGAACTGCGAGTTCAAGGCCGCCAGCACTGCGCTGAGCCTGATTGCCAAGTACCACGCCCACGTCGACCTGATCAACATGATGTCGCGCCTGGCCCGGGAAGAACTGGTGCACCACGAGCAAGTCATGCGCATCATGAAGCGGCGCAAGATCGAGCTGCGTCAGCTGCACGCCGGCCGTTACGCCTCGGGCCTGCGCAAAGTGGTGCGCAGTCACGAGCCGGTGAAACTGGTCGACACGCTGGTGGTCGGCGCGTTCATCGAAGCACGCAGTTGCGAACGCTTCGAAGCCCTGGTGCCGCATCTGGACGAAGAGCTGGGCAAGTTCTATTTCGGTCTGCTGAAAAGCGAGGCGCGGCATTTTCAGGGTTATCTGAAACTGGCCTGTCAGTATGGTGATGCCAAGGATGTCGCGCAGGTGATCGAGCGCGTCCGTGCAGCCGAGCAAGCACTGATAGAGTCACCGGACGAGGAATTCCGCTTCCACAGCGGTGTGCCGGTCGCCGCATGA
- a CDS encoding ATP-binding protein, translating to MLRLFLGLFLVMTVGLVLALQTVEHTFNALLDSQMQDYNREAVRGQAWSLVDHLQGRQGAEREQKLDSLRAHYGLSLSLVEADQLALTPQEKAELARNLLVIRDDYTQFISNIDGGSQLLSIKLPPEPSLMPFYITAAYMMLAVLIGIVLFFWVRPHWRDLEKLRLAAERFGDNDLSVRIQLSRRSNIRDLAEHFNLMAARIEGLIANQRELTNAVSHELRTPIARLSFELDQLKQQPGASQNRELIADMYADLGELEEMVSELLTYASLEHGATVIKRENVHAADWLDSVVGSVALEAEAAGVQLSIGDCRVDTVSIEPRFMARAVINLLRNAIRYAEQRVEVSLLRNGDDYEVRVSDDGPGVPLQGREKIFEPFSRLDASRDRRTGGFGLGLALVRRVSQSHGGQVEVGDSAWGGALFRMTWAHPD from the coding sequence ATGCTGCGCTTGTTCCTCGGACTGTTTCTGGTAATGACGGTGGGGCTGGTACTGGCTTTGCAGACCGTCGAACACACCTTCAACGCGTTGCTCGACAGCCAGATGCAGGACTACAACCGTGAAGCCGTGCGCGGTCAGGCGTGGTCGCTGGTGGATCATCTGCAAGGCCGCCAGGGTGCCGAGCGTGAGCAGAAACTCGATTCATTGCGCGCCCATTACGGTCTGTCGCTGAGTCTGGTCGAGGCCGATCAACTGGCCCTGACGCCGCAGGAAAAAGCCGAACTGGCGCGGAATCTGTTGGTGATCCGCGACGATTACACGCAGTTCATCAGCAACATCGATGGCGGCTCGCAGTTGCTCAGCATCAAGTTGCCGCCCGAGCCGAGTCTGATGCCGTTCTATATCACGGCGGCGTACATGATGCTGGCGGTGTTGATCGGCATCGTGCTGTTTTTCTGGGTGCGGCCGCACTGGCGCGATCTGGAAAAGCTGCGGCTGGCCGCCGAGCGTTTCGGCGACAACGACCTGTCGGTGCGCATCCAGTTATCGCGGCGCTCGAATATCCGTGATCTGGCCGAGCACTTCAATTTGATGGCGGCGCGCATCGAGGGGCTGATCGCCAATCAGCGCGAACTGACCAATGCCGTTTCCCACGAATTACGCACACCGATCGCGCGGCTGTCGTTCGAACTCGATCAGCTCAAACAGCAACCGGGCGCGAGCCAGAATCGCGAACTGATCGCCGACATGTATGCCGACCTCGGTGAACTGGAGGAAATGGTCTCGGAGTTGCTGACCTACGCCAGCCTGGAACACGGCGCGACGGTGATCAAACGGGAGAATGTTCACGCGGCCGACTGGCTCGACAGCGTTGTCGGCAGTGTGGCGCTGGAGGCCGAAGCGGCGGGGGTGCAGTTGTCGATCGGCGATTGCCGGGTCGACACCGTGAGCATCGAACCGCGGTTCATGGCGCGGGCGGTGATCAACCTGCTGCGCAACGCCATCCGCTACGCCGAGCAGCGCGTAGAGGTGTCCCTGCTGCGGAACGGCGATGACTATGAAGTGCGGGTCAGCGATGACGGGCCGGGCGTGCCGCTGCAAGGGCGGGAGAAAATCTTCGAACCGTTTTCGCGTCTGGATGCCAGCCGGGATCGACGTACGGGTGGATTTGGCTTGGGCCTGGCCTTGGTGCGGCGGGTGTCGCAGTCCCATGGCGGGCAGGTTGAGGTGGGTGACTCGGCGTGGGGTGGGGCGTTGTTCAGGATGACCTGGGCGCATCCGGATTGA
- a CDS encoding GFA family protein, with amino-acid sequence MHLEGSCHCGEVTFSLDSVHPYPYQRCYCSICRKTQGGGGYAINLGGDATSLKVRGRKNISIYHAKMKAEGDNRAHRSSAERHFCSLCGSGLWLFSPEWPELIHPFASAIDTPLPVPPEHTHLMLGSKAPWVEVEAKAKDQQFDEYPEESIAQWHERLGLTS; translated from the coding sequence ATGCACCTCGAAGGCTCCTGCCATTGCGGCGAAGTCACGTTCAGCCTCGACAGCGTCCACCCCTACCCTTATCAACGCTGCTACTGCTCGATCTGCCGCAAGACCCAGGGCGGCGGCGGTTATGCGATCAACCTCGGCGGCGACGCGACCAGCCTCAAGGTTCGCGGGCGCAAAAACATCAGCATCTATCACGCGAAGATGAAAGCCGAAGGCGACAACCGCGCCCATCGCAGCAGCGCCGAGCGCCACTTCTGTTCGCTGTGCGGCAGCGGTTTGTGGCTGTTCAGTCCGGAATGGCCAGAGTTGATTCATCCATTCGCCTCGGCGATCGATACGCCGCTGCCGGTGCCGCCGGAACACACGCACCTGATGCTTGGTTCGAAAGCGCCATGGGTTGAGGTCGAGGCCAAGGCTAAGGATCAGCAGTTCGATGAGTATCCCGAAGAGTCCATTGCCCAGTGGCATGAGCGGCTCGGCCTGACTAGCTGA
- a CDS encoding HAAAP family serine/threonine permease: MNDQANSLEKRFDAAAPAELSSWNRQDTTWMLGLFGTAIGAGTLFLPINAGLGGFWPLVILALLAFPMTFYAHRGLTRFVLSGREGADITEVVEQHFGIKAGALITLLYFFAIFPILLIYSVGLTNTVASFTEHQLHITPPPRALLSFVLILGLLAVVRCGEQAIVKAMSLMVYPFIVALLFLAVYLIPHWNGGILATASQVPAPSALLHTLWLAIPVMVFSFNHSPIISAFAVDQKRRYGVHAEERSSQILARAHALMVVMVLFFVFSCVLTLSPEQLAEAKEQNLSILSYLANHFSNPTIAFAAPLIAFVAISKSFLGHYIGASEGLKGLIVKSGKRPGAKALDRIVAALMLVVCWIVATLNPSILGMIETIGGPVIAAILFLMPMYAIRKVPAMARYRDQASNVFVTAVGLVAITALVYKLAV; the protein is encoded by the coding sequence ATGAATGATCAGGCCAATAGCCTCGAAAAGCGTTTCGACGCAGCAGCACCCGCTGAACTTTCGAGCTGGAATCGCCAGGACACCACCTGGATGCTGGGACTGTTTGGGACGGCCATTGGCGCCGGCACCCTGTTTTTGCCGATCAACGCAGGGCTGGGGGGCTTCTGGCCGCTGGTGATCCTCGCGCTATTGGCGTTCCCGATGACGTTTTACGCTCACCGTGGCCTGACCCGCTTTGTGCTGTCCGGTCGCGAAGGCGCCGATATCACGGAAGTGGTCGAGCAGCATTTCGGCATCAAGGCCGGCGCGTTGATCACGTTGTTGTACTTCTTCGCCATTTTCCCGATCCTGCTGATCTACAGCGTCGGCCTGACCAACACGGTCGCCAGTTTCACCGAACATCAACTGCACATCACGCCGCCACCGCGCGCGCTGTTGTCATTCGTGCTGATTCTCGGCCTGTTGGCGGTGGTGCGGTGCGGTGAACAGGCGATCGTCAAGGCCATGAGCCTGATGGTCTATCCATTTATCGTCGCGCTGCTGTTCCTTGCCGTGTACCTGATTCCGCACTGGAACGGCGGCATCCTCGCCACTGCCTCGCAAGTACCGGCGCCGTCAGCGCTGCTGCATACCCTTTGGCTGGCAATTCCGGTGATGGTGTTCTCGTTCAACCATTCGCCGATCATCTCCGCGTTTGCGGTGGATCAGAAGCGTCGTTATGGCGTACACGCTGAAGAGCGCAGCTCGCAGATCCTCGCGCGCGCTCATGCACTGATGGTAGTGATGGTGCTGTTCTTCGTATTCAGTTGCGTACTGACCCTGTCGCCGGAGCAACTGGCTGAGGCGAAGGAACAGAACCTGTCGATCCTCTCGTACCTCGCTAACCACTTCAGCAATCCGACCATCGCCTTCGCGGCGCCTTTGATCGCCTTTGTGGCGATTTCCAAGTCGTTCCTCGGCCATTACATTGGTGCCAGTGAAGGTCTCAAGGGTTTGATCGTCAAGAGCGGCAAGCGTCCGGGCGCCAAGGCGCTGGATCGCATCGTTGCGGCGTTGATGTTGGTGGTCTGCTGGATCGTCGCCACCCTGAACCCGAGCATCCTGGGCATGATCGAAACCATCGGGGGGCCGGTGATTGCCGCGATTCTGTTCCTGATGCCGATGTACGCGATTCGCAAGGTGCCGGCGATGGCGCGTTATCGCGATCAGGCATCGAACGTGTTTGTTACGGCAGTTGGGCTGGTAGCGATTACAGCACTGGTTTACAAGCTGGCTGTCTGA
- a CDS encoding universal stress protein, with protein MQAIRSILVVIEPEHAESLALKRAKLIAGVTQAHLHLLVCDKKHDHAGLLSVLKAALLAEGYSVTTEQAWNESLHETIIDVQQAEGCGLVIKQHFPDSSLKKALLTPADWKLLRHCPTPVLLVKTAGTWKDKVILAAVDVGNADGEHRHLHSTIIDHGYDIASLAKAHLHVITAHPSPMLSAADPTFQLKSTIEARYREQCRAFQAEFDVDDEHLHVEEGPADVLIPFMAHKLQAAVTVIGTVARSGLSGALIGNTAEAVLDTLESDVLVLKPQEVEDHLVELAVKH; from the coding sequence ATGCAAGCCATTCGCAGCATTCTGGTGGTCATTGAACCTGAACATGCAGAGAGCCTGGCGCTCAAGCGCGCCAAGCTGATCGCCGGTGTGACCCAGGCCCATCTGCATCTATTGGTGTGCGACAAGAAGCATGACCACGCCGGCCTGCTCAGCGTGCTCAAGGCTGCGTTGCTCGCCGAAGGTTACAGCGTGACCACCGAACAGGCATGGAACGAGAGCCTGCATGAAACCATCATCGATGTGCAGCAGGCCGAGGGTTGCGGCCTGGTGATCAAGCAGCATTTCCCCGACAGCTCGCTGAAAAAAGCCCTGCTGACCCCGGCCGACTGGAAGCTGCTGCGCCACTGCCCTACCCCGGTGCTGCTGGTCAAAACCGCCGGTACGTGGAAGGACAAAGTGATTCTCGCCGCCGTCGATGTCGGCAATGCCGACGGTGAGCACCGGCATTTGCACAGCACCATCATTGATCACGGCTACGACATCGCCAGCCTGGCCAAGGCGCATTTGCATGTGATCACCGCGCACCCGTCGCCGATGCTCTCGGCGGCAGATCCGACGTTTCAGCTCAAATCCACCATAGAAGCCAGATATCGCGAGCAATGCCGGGCGTTTCAGGCGGAGTTCGATGTCGATGATGAGCACCTGCACGTCGAGGAAGGCCCGGCAGATGTGCTGATTCCGTTCATGGCGCACAAGCTGCAGGCAGCGGTAACGGTGATTGGCACGGTGGCGCGCAGTGGCTTGTCAGGTGCGTTGATCGGCAATACCGCTGAAGCAGTGCTGGATACGCTGGAAAGCGATGTGCTGGTGCTCAAGCCGCAGGAGGTTGAGGATCATCTGGTGGAGTTGGCGGTGAAACACTAA